GCCAAGAGCGGCCACGTGACCAAGCACTGGCGGCAGGACTGGGTTTATGAAGCGCGCAACCGCTTCGAGTTCAGCGCCGACCAGACCTGGCAGGTGCGCACGATTCCCGCGGCCATCAACCAGGGCGCGTGGACCCAGTGCGTGTATGAGGTGAGTGACGCGCCGCGCTACTGCGGCACCGGTACCTGGACCTACGACAACAACGTGCCGACCTGGACCAGCGACATCAGCTGGCGCCCGTTGCCGCGCCGCGAATACACCAAGCGCAGCGACTACAACGCGCTGGCTGTGGTCAACCGCCACACGCTCACCCCGAACGGCTGGACCCACGAGCAGTTCAACACCAAGGTGCAGCGCAACGCCGACGGCAGCCAGGTCGAGATCGCCCGCGAGTTCGGCTTCAACGACTACCTCCGGACCACCGAAGTCGACTTCAGCCCCGCGCGCGACTACTGGAAGGCCACCGCCGGCTACTGGGCCAAGGTGCGCCAGCGCTGGGACGGCTTCCTGACCCAGGCCCCGGGCGTGCACCTGAAGACCAAGCTCGATGGCATGGCAATGATCATCCCGCTGTTCACCCAGGCCGACGATATCCAGTCGGGCAAGAAGGTGAAGGACGCGCAGATCGACGCCGTGTTCGCCGAATTCGTGGAAAAGGCCCGGTAACGCCGGGCCGCAACCGCAACCGCAACCGCATCCACGCATGGCGTGGATCTACTGGAACCGGTCGTCAGTAGATCCACGCCATGCGTGGATGCCGTGATCCGTCAGTAGATCCACGCCACGCGTGGATGCCGTGATCCGTCAGTAGATCCACGCCACGCGTGGATGCCGTGATCCGTCAGTAGATCCACGCCATGCGTGGATGCCGTAATCCGTCAGTAGATCCACGCCATGCGTGGATGCCGTTATTCCTTGAACATCAAAAACGCCGCCAGCACGATCAACCCGAACGCGGCGTAATGGTTCCACTTCAGCGGCTGGCCCAGGTAGAACGCGGAGAACACCGCGAACACCACCAGGGTGATCACTTCCTGCATGCCCTTCAGCTGCGGCGCCGAATACACCGCGCTGCCCAGGCGGTTGCCGGGTACCTGCAGGCAGTACTCGAAGAAGGCGATGCCCCAGCTGACCATGATGACCATCATCAACGGCGCGCTCTTGTATTTGAGGTGGCCGTACCAGGCGAAGGTCATGAAGATGTTGCTGCCGAGCAGCAGCAACACGGGGTACAGGTAAGCAGCGACCGACGTGCCGGGCATCCGGGCGATCTCATCGGGTGGGGCGCGCAGCATACCGCCGGCCCCACCCGTCGCGTGTCACGGCCGCGTCAGGCCTCGCGCAGGGCCAGCGCCGGCGGCGTGTGCAGGATCGCCCGCGTGCCCCACCAGCCGGCCAGCAGGCTCAGGCCGATGCCCACCAGCCCGCCCAGCAGCAGGCCCGGCCACGGCGGCAGCAGCGGCAGCTCGAACACCTTCTGCGAAACCACCACGCCGATGCCGGCTGCCGCACCCACGGCCAGCAGCGCGGCCAGCGCACCCAGCGCGCCGAACTCCACCAGCACCGCACCGCGCAGCTGGCGCCGGGTGGCACCCAGCGTGCGCAGCACCGCGCTGTCGTAGCGGCGCTCGCCGGCGGTGGCCTGCAGTGCGGCCAGCAGCACCAGCACGCCGGCCAGCAGGCTGAACACCATCACCAGCTGCACCGCCTGCGCAACGCGGTTCATCACCTCGCGCACCTGCGAGATCACCGCATCGACATCCAGCAGCGACAGGTTCGGCTGTTCGCGCACCAGCGCACCCAGGCCCGCGGCCTTGCCGGCCGGCAGGTGGAACGCCGACAGCAGGTTGTGCGGCGTATCGCCCACTGCATTCGGGTTGAGAAGCACGAAGAAGTTCGGGCGGAAGGTGTTCCAGTCCGCCTTGCGCACGCTGGTGACGGTGAACTCGCGTTCCTGCTCGCCCACGGCAATGGTGATGCGATCACCGGGGTATACGCCGTAGC
This genomic stretch from Stenotrophomonas sp. SAU14A_NAIMI4_5 harbors:
- a CDS encoding DMT family protein, producing the protein MPGTSVAAYLYPVLLLLGSNIFMTFAWYGHLKYKSAPLMMVIMVSWGIAFFEYCLQVPGNRLGSAVYSAPQLKGMQEVITLVVFAVFSAFYLGQPLKWNHYAAFGLIVLAAFLMFKE
- a CDS encoding DUF6607 family protein, producing MKSHAASVMLLFAVAGTASAQPTDIARDHASILAMQGEYTVDFAFDETVLLKPGYERAPAMRSAGNEVVIVVEDSPQRIVLQHLLVDAKSGHVTKHWRQDWVYEARNRFEFSADQTWQVRTIPAAINQGAWTQCVYEVSDAPRYCGTGTWTYDNNVPTWTSDISWRPLPRREYTKRSDYNALAVVNRHTLTPNGWTHEQFNTKVQRNADGSQVEIAREFGFNDYLRTTEVDFSPARDYWKATAGYWAKVRQRWDGFLTQAPGVHLKTKLDGMAMIIPLFTQADDIQSGKKVKDAQIDAVFAEFVEKAR